From the genome of Pleuronectes platessa chromosome 12, fPlePla1.1, whole genome shotgun sequence:
TGGATCCGTGGTGAAGTGAGTGTGGATGACTTTCCTTAGCTGCTCAGTGTATTTCAGGACACCTGCCAAAGGAACCCTGGCATCGCTGCTGTAGGCTGTCAGCAGCATTGATGGATAgcactatcacacacacacagagacggaTAAACAAGTTACACAGTGGTCCTCAGTGTCCCCTTAGACAACATTTCTGAGGCTTATGCATATTTCCAGTTAGAGATCTGTCAGTAAGACACAGCACTTAACAAGCAGAGCTCCTCAGCTTATGTTGGACAGATTTCAGAGAAAGCCTGGAAACCATTAATTGACCCAGTGCTATTCAGATTCAGGCTGTGGGCCATGGGAATTTCAAATGGGATTTCAGCATAGTCTGTTCTCTGGTTTTACAGGACACTTTCCATTGCACCGTAGATATAATTAAAGAGTGATTTTCAGAAAGCAAGAAGATGCAGAAAAAAGCAAACTAACAGGCACAAAAAACTACAGCcccattttttttacttgtaaaTTTCCCCTCCCCATACCTGAGGAGTGATGTTGTGAAGGGGACAGTAAGAGGAGATGCTGAGTCTGTGTCTGGGGTTTCCTAATGGGTCCCCCCACTCTTCTCTGTCCTCCAGAGTTAGAGGCAGGCTGGGATCCTCCATCGTCCCCAACACATCCAGGAAAGGAGCCTGAAAACAGGAAGAGAGATTTCATTTGGAGAGGCTCCATGTTACGATGAATGAGTAGACTCTCtgtatttctctttttattcagaATATGTATTTAATCCAAATCAAAATAACGCTAAAAGTGAAATAGATTTGAACATTTAACCTGCAGGGTGACGGCCCGCATCATATGTGGGTGTCTGTTGCACAGCGCCCCCACTGGCACAGCCCCAGCACTGCAGGCTTTGAGGGCAGTGAGTGAGGGTGAGGAGACTCCTGAGGAGAAGAGGTGTTGGAGACAGGCGTGAAGGTCCTCCACTCCTTTCAGCTTCCTCTCCTCACGAGCTTGTCTTTGCCAGGACAGacccttctctcctccacctctgaggaggagggaaagaacCGATTCACTTTTACAACAAAGTTAGATTTTCCACACTAAGTTAGATACGTTCTCATCAGCAAATAAAACTGCTGAGTAAGTTTGAGGCTGCTGCAGTGGGGATGATAGGTTACCTGATGTGGCAGTAGGCCAGAGCCCAGccctgctccagcagcagcctcttCTCTGGGCAGAAGTCCATGTGCAGATCTCTGCCATAAGCTCCGTAGACATGAGTCAGCAGTGGCGCCTGTCTCAGACCTTCCACAGGTACTGCATGGAAGAGTGTGACTGGCACCAGGGTACCGTCCTGCAGAGGAGAGGCAGGAGACAGTCTGAAAACTGGGATGATGCCAAGTGTTAAATGATCCCTAGTTGGCAAATGTCATCACTTCCTTTCTGTCAGGTGTATGTGCTACTAAACACTTCTGAGGAGTTGCAAAAAGAGCTTTATCAGTGGACACTCGAGTCTTGATACAAAAGGTTCACCCCCCTGCAGAtactgtgtcagtgtgtgtgcatgtgtcttctCACTTGGCTGCAGGCCTCTAAACGTGAGGTGGTATAATCCTCCTGGTTCTCTCGGACGGATCCATCCTCAGTGACTGATAGAAGGAGCCCGTCCTCTGGGTAGAGACAGTAGGGCACCGGTGGGTGGACtggagatgagatgaggagTTCCAACACTTGGCATTGGTCTGCCAAGCCTGGTCTCTTGGTTTGAATGGCGCAAGCCCAGGTAGGGAGCTGGGGAACGAGTGTAGACATATGCCAGTATAAGAGATGGGTATAAGGTTATAGGGAAATATATAATACAAGCAAAATGGAAAACAAGGAAGAACGTCTGCAAGAAATGCAAAGAGTTTCCTGACACACTGACCGGCACAGTGTAGGCTTTCTTAGGGTGAGTCAGCGGGATCACAATCAGGACGATCTCATTGGTCGGAGTTCTAACAGTCAACACACAGTGGTCTCCAACCACGTCCATGTCTTTGACTGTAGAGCCAGAAGGAGGGGCAAAGAGTGGGACCCAGGACACCATGGAGGGGTTGGAGAGTGGAGCTTGTACCACCTAGTGAGCAAAGAAGATTAAATCTCCTCACTTAAATCTCAATTTTtcagaatatgttttattccAACCACTTTGTTTTACCTGATATTCCTGTCCAGGTCCTGTATTGGCCAGTatgatcagcttcctcctccagtGCTCCACGTGGTACAAGAGGTCCGGCTGTCGAGGCTGAACCAGGAGAGGCTCTACGCTGGTTGTTGTGGTATCGACCAGCAGCACCTCTGAACTGGTCCTGCTGTTACAGTTGATGCTCAGTAACTGTCGGTCTCTGGAAAGGGTGAcctccacaaacacactgggggtggtggtggtggtggtggtggggggggggg
Proteins encoded in this window:
- the prepl gene encoding prolyl endopeptidase-like, translating into MAALSSLLGSSARVAAWIRPVCKQMARVSSQRRYTRENSTSPADRLSSGLETYKDLQKYFNRRLRAMYRRISSTTDHSVICGHHHVYFIEGDGIYRMDNRQRDLEPEQVLNVGQVSGGEEETESKNGERKQTFQWIVQRVRLSPQEKHLAATLRAAHREELRCVVVKLKRETSTSLDPSHILTTLDKVFSCEWATDEILFFTTLEGLRCSRVSRLDLTSDGSRATSVYEETRPDVFVEVTLSRDRQLLSINCNSRTSSEVLLVDTTTTSVEPLLVQPRQPDLLYHVEHWRRKLIILANTGPGQEYQVVQAPLSNPSMVSWVPLFAPPSGSTVKDMDVVGDHCVLTVRTPTNEIVLIVIPLTHPKKAYTVPLPTWACAIQTKRPGLADQCQVLELLISSPVHPPVPYCLYPEDGLLLSVTEDGSVRENQEDYTTSRLEACSQDGTLVPVTLFHAVPVEGLRQAPLLTHVYGAYGRDLHMDFCPEKRLLLEQGWALAYCHIRGGGEKGLSWQRQAREERKLKGVEDLHACLQHLFSSGVSSPSLTALKACSAGAVPVGALCNRHPHMMRAVTLQAPFLDVLGTMEDPSLPLTLEDREEWGDPLGNPRHRLSISSYCPLHNITPQCYPSMLLTAYSSDARVPLAGVLKYTEQLRKVIHTHFTTDPKSGCEPAPNIVLNIQPGANHLGPDDFELMLEEEALNLAFLYKELGLEPPRRKRRKP